One genomic region from Opisthocomus hoazin isolate bOpiHoa1 chromosome Z, bOpiHoa1.hap1, whole genome shotgun sequence encodes:
- the RGS7BP gene encoding regulator of G-protein signaling 7-binding protein isoform X2: MYTTEMLKSICLLGSLQFHRKGKEPCAPPKSIDTKVEESSEVPILEDTSASPKDIQQHLWHVSTDIENTERDMREMKNLLSKLRETMPLPLKNQDDSSLLNLTPYPLVRRRKRRFFGLCCLVSS; this comes from the exons ATGTACacaacagaaatgctgaagtcCATATGTCTGCTAGGATCACTGCAGTTTCATCGGAAAG gaaaagaaccTTGTGCCCCACCCAAGAGCATAGATACTAAAGTGGAGGAGAGTTCCGAAGTACCTATTTTAGAAGACACATCGGCATCACCAAAAGATATTCAACAGCATCTATGGCACGTTTCCACAGATATTGAAAACACTGAAAG AGATATGAGAGAAATGAAAAACCTTTTAAGTAAACTCAGGGAGACTATGCCTTTACCACTGAAAAATCAAG ATGACAGCAGCCTCCTAAACTTGACTCCATACCCATTGGTAAGAAGACGGAAGCGAAGATTCTTTGGACTGTGTTGTCTTGTCTCAAGTTAG